A genome region from Macaca fascicularis isolate 582-1 chromosome 3, T2T-MFA8v1.1 includes the following:
- the LOC102134689 gene encoding keratin, type I cytoskeletal 18-like, translating to MPLPTLLWIHVMVSFLKPLNLFWTMKQILSMSFTTRSTFSTNYRSLGSVQAPSYSTRQVSSAAGVYAGAGGSGSRISVSRSTSFRGDMGSGGLASGMAGGLAGMGGIQNEKETMQSLNDRLASYLDRVRSLETENRRLESKIWEHLEKKGPQVRDWSHYFKIIEDLRAQIFANTVDNACIVLQIDNAPLAADDIRVKYETELAMRQSVENDIHGLRKVIDDTNVTRLQLETEIEALKEELLFMKKNHEEEVKGLQAQIASSGLTVEVDAPKSQDLAKIMADIRAQYDELARKNREELDKYWSQQIEESTTVVTTQSAKVGAAETTLTELRRTVQSLEIDLDSMRNLKASLENSLREVEACYALQMEQLNGILLYLESELAQTRAEGQRQAQEYEALLNIKVKLEAEIATYRRLLEDGEEFNLGDALDSSNSMQTIRKTTTRRIVDGKVVSETNDTKVLRH from the exons ATGCCACTGCCTACTTTGCTTTGGATTCACGTAATGGTGTCATTTCTAAAACCACTGAACCTCTTTTGGACTATGAAACAAATCTTAAG CATGAGCTTCACCACTCGCTCCACCTTCTCTACCAACTACCggtccctgggctctgtccaggCGCCCAGCTACAGCACCCGGCAGGTCAGCAGCGCGGCCGGTGTCTATGCAGGCGCCGGGGGCTCTGGTTCCCGGATCTCTGTGTCCCGCTCCACCAGCTTCCGGGGCGACATGGGGTCCGGGGGCCTGGCCTCAGGGATGGCCGGGGGTCTGGCAGGAATGGGAGGCATCCAGAACGAGAAGGAGACCATGCAAAGCCTCAACGACCGCCTGGCCTCTTACCTGGACAGAGTGAGGAGCCTGGAGACCGAGAACCGGAGGCTGGAGAGCAAAATCTGGGAGCACTTGGAGAAGAAGGGACCCCAGGTCAGAGACTGGAGCCATTACTTTAAGATCATCGAGGACCTGAGGGCTCAGATCTTCGCAAATACTGTGGACAATGCCTGCATCGTTCTGCAGATTGACAATGCCCCTCTTGCTGCTGATGACATTAGAGTCAAGTATGAGACAGAGCTGGCCATGCGCCAGTCTGTGGAGAACGACATCCATGGGCTCCGCAAGGTCATTGATGACACCAATGTCACTCGACTGCAGCTGGAGACAGAGATCGAGGCTCTCAAGGAGGAGCTGCTCTTCATGAAGAAGAACCATGAGGAGGAAGTAAAAGGCCTACAAGCCCAGATTGCCAGCTCTGGGTTGACCGTGGAGGTAGATGCCCCCAAATCTCAGGACCTCGCCAAGATCATGGCAGACATCCGGGCCCAATATGACGAGCTGGCTCGGAAGAACCGAGAGGAGCTAGACAAGTACTGGTCTCAGCAGATTGAGGAGAGCACCACAGTGGTCACCACACAGTCTGCCAAGGTTGGAGCTGCTGAGACGACGCTCACAGAGCTGAGACGTACAGTCCAGTCCTTGGAGATCGACCTGGACTCCATGAGAAATCTGAAGGCCAGCTTGGAGAACAgcctgagggaggtggaggccTGCTACGCCCTACAGATGGAGCAGCTCAATGGGATCCTGCTGTACCTGGAGTCAGAGCTGGCACAGACCCGGGCAGAGGGACAGCGACAGGCCCAGGAGTATGAGGCCCTGCTGAACATCAAGGTCAAGCTGGAAGCTGAGATCGCCACCTACCGCCGCCTGCTGGAAGATGGCGAGGAATTCAATCTTGGTGATGCCTTGGACAGCAGCAACTCCATGCAAACCATCCGAAAGACCACCACCCGCCGGATAGTGGATGGCAAAGTGGTGTCTGAGACCAACGACACCAAAGTTCTGAGGCATTAA